AATATTCTGCCACCAACGCGCAGGCAAAATCTCCGGGATCACCACGGTGACCCAACATTCCTGGTCCTTCTGCAGCACCTGCTCGAGATAGTCCAGGAGCGAACTCAGGACGGATCGGTAGGGAGACGGCAGCACGGTGAGGGGGACGCCGCAGCCCCACTGGGCCCATTGAATTTCCACCCGGGCGGTCTCTTCCGGGTCGACATCGACGAGCACAGCGCGGATATCGCCGGAGCGGCTGCGTGCATAGTCGACCGCGCGGATGACTGCGCGATTGACCCCGCCGATCGGAAGGACCACGATGTTCCGACGCGGCATGGGTGGGCGATGGCCCCGCGATAGCGCGACTTGTTCCGCGACGGCTTTGTAATGCGAATGGATGGCACGGAAGAAGCTGATCAACAGCGGGATTAATACAATGACGATCCACGCGCCGTGTGTGAACTTCGTACTGGCGATGATCACAGTGGCAATGGCGGTTGTCACGGCACCGATGCCATTGACCAGCAGTTTCTTTTCCCAGTGCGGGCCCTTCTTGACGAGCCAGCGCTTGACCATACCGGCCTGAGAAATCGTGAAGGAGAGAAATACGCCGACGGCATAAAGCGGAATCAGCGCATGGGTATCGCCGTTGAACAGGATGATCAGCAAGCAGGAAAACACGCCGAGAATGATCACGCCGTTGGAGAAGACCAGCCGATCGCCCATCATGGACATTTGATGAGGCATGTAACTGTCGCGAGCTAGGATCGAGGCCAGCCGGGGGAATCCGTTGAAGCTGCTATTGGCGGCCAGGATGAGAATGATCATGGTCGAGGCCTGAACCAGGTAGTAGAGCGGACCAGTGCCGAAGGTCGCGCGTGCGATTTGGGAGACGACGGTTTCATCCTCTTTCGGTACGATGCCGAAGTAATAGGCCATGCCGCTGATGCCGATAAACAGGGTGCCGAGAATGACCGCCATGCCGATCATGGTCAGCGCAGCATTCTTCGGTTCAGGCTTCTTGAAGGCAGAAACCCCGTTCGAGATGACTTCGACACCGGTCAGGGCCGTACAGCCGGAGGAAAATGCGCGCAGGAGGAGAAACAGGGTCAATGGTTCCGCCGCCGCGATGGTGGGCAGCGGCTCAATGCGCGAGACAACACCCAACAGAATTTGAATGGCGCCGACGCCGAGCATGGCGGCGAGGGTGCCGATAAAAATATAGGTCGGGACGGCGAAAAACTGTCCCGATTCACGGACGCCGCGCAGGTTGACGACGGTCACCAGCAGGATGGCGGCCACGCAGAGCCCTTCACGGTGCGGGAGCAGGTCCGGGACGGCGGAGGTGAGCGCGGCAATACCGGCCGCGACGCTGACGGCAACGGTCAGGACGTAGTCGATCATCAAGGCCGCGGCGGCAACCAAACCGGACCATTCGCCGAGGTTGGACTTCCCGACGATATACGCCCCGCCGCCCTCCGGATATTCAAAGATAATCTGGCGATAGGACATGGTCAGAATGATCAACAGGCCGATGATGGAGAGACTGAGCGGGATGGAGTATCCCACCATCGCCGTTCCGGCCAGGGTGAGGACGAGCAGGATCTCTTCCGTGGCGTAGGCCACCGAAGAAAGAGCATCGGAGGAAAAGACGGCTAGGGCGAGTCGCTTAGAAAGGCGTTCGTGAGCGGCTTCCTTCGTCTTGAGTGGCAGGCCAACCAGCCAGCGTTTCAAGATCATGCGTCATTATGCCTCAAGTTGCAGAAGGGAGACAATGGCGCGCGATGCGCAGCACCGTGGGTGCCAGATCGCTCCTTGAGAATGTGGAGCGGCACGGGGCCGCGTGAATCGCGGGTGGATGCGAGGTGGCGTGAAGGTTCTCGACTGACCAAGGGGGTTGACAGAGACTTGGGACTTCAGTAATCTCCGGCCCTTACTTCAGGGGAGTGCCCTGCGGGCGTGAAACCGCAGGATTACAACCAGAACGGGTTACTCTTTTATCGAGGTTGTCATGTTCTAGTTCGTAATCGCTCAACAGTTACATCCGTTTCTATCCAAACTCTATCCAAGGAGGCCGGTCCATGGATTGT
The sequence above is a segment of the Nitrospira sp. genome. Coding sequences within it:
- a CDS encoding APC family permease, encoding MILKRWLVGLPLKTKEAAHERLSKRLALAVFSSDALSSVAYATEEILLVLTLAGTAMVGYSIPLSLSIIGLLIILTMSYRQIIFEYPEGGGAYIVGKSNLGEWSGLVAAAALMIDYVLTVAVSVAAGIAALTSAVPDLLPHREGLCVAAILLVTVVNLRGVRESGQFFAVPTYIFIGTLAAMLGVGAIQILLGVVSRIEPLPTIAAAEPLTLFLLLRAFSSGCTALTGVEVISNGVSAFKKPEPKNAALTMIGMAVILGTLFIGISGMAYYFGIVPKEDETVVSQIARATFGTGPLYYLVQASTMIILILAANSSFNGFPRLASILARDSYMPHQMSMMGDRLVFSNGVIILGVFSCLLIILFNGDTHALIPLYAVGVFLSFTISQAGMVKRWLVKKGPHWEKKLLVNGIGAVTTAIATVIIASTKFTHGAWIVIVLIPLLISFFRAIHSHYKAVAEQVALSRGHRPPMPRRNIVVLPIGGVNRAVIRAVDYARSRSGDIRAVLVDVDPEETARVEIQWAQWGCGVPLTVLPSPYRSVLSSLLDYLEQVLQKDQECWVTVVIPEILPARWWQNILHNQRAFMLKGALLFKDRVILTDVPYHLTR